The DNA sequence CCAGCTGATGTTCCGGAAGATGCGCGGCCTGAGCGAGTTCCCCGAGACCTCGCCCGCCATCGGCGACGTCCTGTCCCACCTGACGTCGTCGGTAGACTTGGATGTGGGGGCGGGGCACCGGCTTCACGTCACCATGCTGCCCAACCCCTCCCACCTGGAGGCCATCAACCCCGTGGCTCAGGGCAAGACGCGGGCCCTGCAGCAGCTGCGCAAGGAGGGCGACTACTCGGACGACGAGCGTGCCCGGCCGGGGGACCGAGTCCTCTGTCTGCAGGTTGGCGCTTTCAAATAGCGGGGGGGTTGGGGAAGCATCACCATGATTGAAATAATTCTCGATTGTGCCAACGCGCAGGTCCACGGCGACGGCTCCTTCCCGGGCCAGGGCATCGTCCCCGAGACCTTGACCCTCTCCAAGCTGCCGCACTACAGAGTGGGGGGCAGCATCCACCTCATCGTCAACAACCAAGTGGGCTACACCACCCCGTCCGACAGGGGGAGGTCGTCTCTCTACTGCAGCGACGTCGGTCAGTCAcccccttttgttttttctgggcaagggggggcgggggggagaagCGCTGATGATCTCGCGACTTCAGGCAAGATGGTGAACTGCGCGGTGATCCACGTCAACGGCGACGACGCGGAGGAGGTGGCGCGGGCCACTCGGCTGGCCGTGGACTACCAGCGGCGCTTCAGGAGGGACGTCATCGTGGACCTGGTCTGCTACCGCCAGTGGGGCCACAACGAGCTGGACGAGCCTTTCTTCACCAACCCGGCCATGTACAAGATCATCCGGTCAGTTCAAGATGGTGGGGGGTCccggggggggtttgtttttggGCCTCATCGCCCGCCCCGGGCTTTCTCGCCCGCCGGCAGCTCGCGCAAGAGCGTCCCCGACTCCTACTCGGACGGGCTGGTCTCCGAGGGCTTGATGACGGAGGCGGAGCGCGAGCGCATCAAGGCGGAGCGCCACGGCTGGCTCAACGACAAGTTGGCCAACGTGACGCTCTACAGCCCCCCGCCCACCAACCTGCAGGGCCGCTGGGGGGACCTGGTGGAACCCCGTGCCCGGGTCAGCTCTTGGGACACGGGCGTCCCCCTCCCGCTGCTGCGGTACGTCGGGGCCAAGTCCGTGGACGTCCCCGAGCACGTCCGCCTGCACGGCCACCTGCTCAAGACCCACGCGCAGGTAGCGACTGAAATGGAACCCCCCCATGGCCGAAACCGAAGCTTCCTTGCCAAGCGCTCGTGGTCCATTTCAATGGGCATTGAAAGCGGCTTTTGTCCGGGTGCGCAGGCCAGACTCCAAAAGCTCCAGGAGGGGACCAAAGTGGACTGGTCCACGGCGGAGGCTTTGGCTTTTGCGTCGCTCCTTTGCCAAGGTGGGGAACGGGCCTGCGGCGCCCCCGTTCGGTTTTTTGTCTGATCCGCCACCCAATCGCATCCGCCGCGGCAGGCTTCGACATCCGACTGAGCGGGCAGGACGTGGGCCGCGGCACCTTCAGTCAGCGGCACGCCATGCTGGTGTGCCAGGACAGCGACGACACCTTCGTTCCTCTCAACCACATCAGCCCCAGCAGACGGGCTTCCTCGAAGTACGAAGAccgcgcgccgccgccgccaagcgCCGCCTTTTGTTGACGGCCGGGGTCTCGGCAGGTGTGCAACAGTCCGCTGTCCGAGGAGGCGGTTCTCGGCTTCGAGTACGGCGTCAGCATCGCCCGGCCCAAGCTCTTGCCCATCTGGGAAGCCCAGTTTGGAGATTTCTTCAACGGCGCTCAGATCATCTTTGACACTTTCATCTCGGGAGGTAGGAGCCGTTTGGCGGCCGCTTCCGATCGGGGCGTCtgaccccccagcccccccttgACCTTTTCAGGCGAGGCCAAGTGGCTTCTCCAGTGCGGGCTGGTGATCCTGCTGCCTCACGGCTACGACGGAGCCGGACCGGAGCACTCCTCCTGTCGCGTGGAGCGCTTCCTGCAGGTGAGCCGaccgacaaaaagaaaaaatccgatttcaccccccccccccccccgtgccctCAGATGTGCGACAGCGAGGAGGGCGGCGTGGACGGCGACACGGTCAACATGGCGGTGGTCAACCCCACCACGTCGGCGCAGTATTTCCACCTGCTCCGGCGGCAGATGATCCGCAACTTCCGCAAGCCCCTCATCGTGGTCGGACCCAAGATGTTGCTGCGATTTCCCGTCAGTGTTGGACCGACGATCTAAAAgtttttgagggggcggggggggggactcgtTTTGATGTTTTCTCTTTTTGAAGGGGGCCGCGTCGAGTTTGACGGAAATGGCGCCGGGCACCTCGTTCAAACCCGTGTTGGGGGATACGTCCGTCTCGCCCGACAGGTAGAAAAGCCCCCCGTAGCAGTCACGTTGTGGCACCTtggcccccccttttttttttgttcttttggaaTGAAAATGGGATTCTGATGCAGTCGGACGCACAGGCATTGAAAGCCGCGAGCCGAGCTGCCACCATCGCAACATGGCtgatattgccccccccccccccccccccagcgtccAGAGAGTGGTGCTGTGCTCCGGCAAACACTACTACGCCTTGCTGAAGCAGAGGGACGCCGCGGCCAAGCAGGACTCGGCGCTCATCCGCTTGGAGGAGCTTTGTCCCTTCCCGCTGCAGGCGCTCCAGATGGAACTCCACAAGTATCCCAATGCTAAAGGTgcgtgcccccccgcccccgcctccgCGACAAAAGCACCCCCTAATAATCAGTCCCTGTTTTTTTGCGACGCGTCCGAGACATGAAAATTAGTTGCTTGTTGGAAGCTCCGGTTATGCCACCGGCGGCACAGAGTCCCGATTTCAAATGGGTCTGCCTCCGCAGAGTTCATCTGGAGTCAGGAGGAGCCTCAGAACATGGGCCCGTGGTCTTTTGTGGCTCCCCGCTTTGAGAAGCAGCTGTCCTGCAAGGtgagccccccccacacccccccctcccttaaaaacaacaaaaacgagtGACCTTTTTGTGTCCTCCGCAGCTGCGCTTAGTAAGCCGCCCGCGCTGCCCGCCCCGCCGTGGGCATCGGCACCCTGCACAATCGGCAGCAGGAGGCCCTCCTGGCCGCCACCTTctcgtaaaaaagaaaaagcggaAAGACTCGTCGCCTTCGCAGCCGTGACCCACTCGCAACAGAAATCGCGCCCGGGCGATTATGGACGTCAGCTTctcgttggcttttttttttaatcatccctCAACGCGTTTTCGGCGTACGTCGCGAATCTCAGTCAAGGCCTCGGACGACGGCGCTGGCGACGGATCGTCGGGCGTAGCGCCGAGCGAGAAATCAACGCAAATCGTTTTCGCTTGTGTCGtgagctccaaaaaaaaaaaatctcatcacaCGAGCGCTTCTGTGGGACATTTTGAGGAAGTAAATCTATTTTTGTGCTGATGCTTGCGTAGCGTTCAATGTTACTATTTGGAAAAGAGTGTTCAGAATCTGAACAAGATGGATCTGAACTTCAGATCCATCTTGTCGAGTCGAATTGTGGCGAGAACGGCTCGTGAAATCAATGAAAGGTGGAAGACATTTTACAAGTGCAGTACACTCGGCCGCCACAAGGGgcgccgccatttttttttcttcttctttgctttCCCTCCGAAATTGGACAGCCGCTCCTGTGAAGTACTTTGGAgaggttaacttttttttcagtacacGATGCAGAAAACTAAGTGCAGTGGAGAACGGCAAGACTAAAACTAAAACGGATTGACGGGAGGCGGCGGGAAGAAGTCGGAGggaaaaaccaaaaacactGTTCATGTCACACGCATGGCTCTTGAGGAGCAGAGCAACGTGGAGTTCAAGCCTTTGGCCTTGTCCTCGTCATTTCAAGGAAAAGTCCGGTCAACATGGACTGAGCATTTGATACGGTTTTATTGGTTTCACCCGAATGAATGAAATCCAACTATTGACTCCAATACGGCAGGCAACGGCTTGCGGCGGCGTCCATTTTGATTGAGATCGCCGGCGACAGGTGGCCACCTCGCAAATAGGGAAAGAAACCAAGAGAacgggggggggcgtttgagGATGCGCCTGCCAACCGGAAGGCTCCATTCAGACCGGGAGGACGTGCGGACCGGCCGCCGGCCGCTGATTTGGTGCAATGCGAACACTTGAGCGCCACGCGCAACTCCTCCTCCGCTTTCGACGCTCTCTtcctgcttcctcctcctcggcggCGGCGAGAGGCGAGAGGGAGAGCCACAATCGGAGCCAGGGCGTCACCGAGCCTCCTTCCACCTCCCCCCCCCGTCTCACCACCAGCGGCCTGGGGAGGCGACAAGacacaagaggaggaggaggaggagggacacCGGCGGATTAGCCGGCTAAGAAGCTCGGCAACATTCATCGCTTTGAAGCGCGCGCGGAGCTCCAGACGCCGCTTTGGACccggctcggctcggctcagctcagctcagctcacccccccgcccccctgcgtGTCTTCTGCTCGGACACATGGCGAAAGAGAACGGCGAGTCCGGCGACGGGTCGTGGAAGAAACACGTCGACGACATCAAGAGTGTGTTCGACTTTAAAGAAGTCCTCGGAACGTAAGTCAGCATCGCCGCGTCCATTTTGTCTCGTCGGCGGCAAACTTTGCCCGCCGCCGCTCAGTTGGCACGCGCGTGCGCACAGGCGTgacaaaaaaacaccttttcCATTGACGGCTGTTGCACGAACGTCGGAAGAAATGGACAGGTCACGTGACGCCCTTCATCGGACGTTCGTTCTATCTTAACGGTTAAAAGATCCCGCCGTTGTGAcgtcacgaccccccccccgcctctccaAACGCGTAGTGCAAACATCAGCGGTTGTCTCTTCATCAAAAACTTAGTCATCGTTCTGAACGATGTGAGCAATATTCACTCCTTCTCGCTAATCGTTCCTTACCTTCTGGACGACGTAGTTGAGTAAAAAGCCACGCCCCCCAAAAAGATCCCTCAATAGTacggtgatccctcgctatttcgcggttcgttatcgcggcttcggtgcatcactgatttttttttcaaacatattcataacagaaacaacaaaaagtatgTGAGCACTTTGTTTCTACATgaatgtataccattaaatttagccttataaatattttttctacTCATACAATGTGCAAAATTTTTGCGTAAGCGTTCGTGTTTGCTCTTGGAGTCCCCGCTAAAGACGGAATGAATGCGACCGCTCGGTTTGAGCAGCGCCGCCGAATTGGAGGGAGAAAAACGAATCCCCTCGAAAGACTCGGAGTCGGAGGCTCGCGTCCGTACCTTTTCAGATATTCGAGCCACGCCTCTGAAATGCGGAATAACGGTTGGATTCTTGACCTCCACGAGTCCGTAGCCGCAAGCGTTGCGGCACACGTCTCTCCCCAAacgcggagcaaatatttggaaaCAAACGTCTGCGTTCATTCGGCGTGCAGGATCTTTGCACTTTTTCAACCTGGTCCAAAACGGACCCTTCGACTCGGCGCTTGGACGCCCTCCgaggctttttttcccttttcttctaGTCCAGAATGCGAGACTTTAGCCGCTGGCGTGGCCTCGGTTCCTTTCGCTATGCGAAAGGCTCCCCGGGCACATCTCGCGTCGAGTCGACGCGTCCTTGGACGGAGCTTGAATGGCGCGCGAGCGGCAGCTAGGCAACAAGGAAGCGCGGAAGTCGTCGCTTGCTGCCTTGCACCACCTACGCCCTCCGCGCTTTGTCACGCTTCTTCAATCATTTGGCAAAATGAATGACGGGCCCGCTTTTGCAGTCGTCTCGTgcccggccggggggggggggcctggagTCTGCCTCCGTTGACTCGGATTGAGTGACAAACTTTTGTAGCCTCATTTGCCACGTATAGTCTCTTTTGATGGAAGTTGGAAGGCACTTTCTGCCCCCTGCAGGCGCGGCGTTGAATGCAACTCCGAAGCCGTCACGAGCGGCCTTGAACGGCTCCAAAGTGGCCTCGCTCGTATCTCGGTCCAGTTTGGGATGTTCACAAAGAAGAAATCAAGCTGCACCTGCTCAACTTTTATCAAGCTATCTTTagattaaagggggggggggggggcgggtggctTCTTTTGGAGCCGCATTCCTGCGCTACCGTCCTCATGACGCCACTTGCTGAAAATATCAAGTTGACGCATGCACTCGCGGCGGCGCGCCCCACCCAAAAAGATGATGAAGCTCATCATGGGACAATGAAgggacccccccaccacctcccccaAGGCCTTTCTGATTGAGCAAAGGAAAGCCTTGTTTTCTGTTCATGAGCGCCGTGGTTTTAGTCCGGCTGGCTTTTCAAAGGTGGTTGGGGCCGAGGCCTTTTCATTCCGTCGCCCGGCGCGGCTCGAGGGGAGCGGCCGCCATCGATTCCTCTTGTGGCGCGGGGGCGGGCGCGCAAACGACGAAGGCCCGCCCAGCAAAAAGTGGCTGCGGTCTCATAGCAACGCGCGGCGATCGCTTGAGGAAATGCGGCCTGCCTTCGCAACTGCCTTTGCTGCGACGACACGTGCAcgtgtacactttttttttttttttttttttcgtcagcgTTTGGCCTGCCTTCaatgttttttcaaactttccaaTTTGTCGGTCTGCAGCGGCGCCTTCTCCGAGGTGGTGATGGCGCGGGAGAAGGCCACGGGCAAGATGGTGGCCATCAAGTGCATCCCCAAAAAGGCGCTCAAAGGGAAGGAGACCAGTCTGGAGAACGAAATCGCCGTGCTCAGGAGGTAGGACCAGCGGCGCGCTTTTGCACCTCTTTTGGTTTTGGAGGCCAGCTGACCCGGCAGTacgtgggcgggggggggggggcacttattTGAAAACACGCTCATTGCTCATTGTTCTGATTGGAAGGCCCAACGTGTCACGGCGAGCCTGATGGGAATCGGCAGTTctgtggccccccccccccccccatgtcgtGAGGGGAGCTCACGTATCCACCGCCGCTCGACGAGCGTCGAGTCTAGTTGCTTGGTTACGGTTGCCGTCCTCCCGTGTTGGCTGCTTTTCATTCTTCTCTGCCTTTCCTCCCCTTTCTGTCTCTTGGTCGTCTGACGGCCTTTGTGTGAAAGTGGGCCCTCGTTTAGTGTTGCAtgcaggtgggggtgggggggggacaggggggGCCCTTGGGAGACTCCTGCCCGCTTGTTGTCAGGGCTCGCCGCTGGCTGACTCATTGATAAACTCGCCTTGCCCCGTTCGTGCTCCTCCCCGCGTTCAccccaaaacaaccccccctcccccccccccaccgatgAGCAGGGCGCATTCTTAACAAAGTGCATCTCATCTTTGTGTTGCGCAGGATAAAACATGAGAATATTGTGGCTCTGGAGGACATTTACGAGAGCTCCAACCACCTGTACCTCATCATGCAGCTGTGAGTACTaagcccccccctccaacccccccacacacacactcctgttGACATTCTGTCTagcttggaaatgttttttttcccccaatcacATAAGCGCTTACACAAGCGCCGCAGCCCACGTTGTCGTGCGTTTATTCCGTGAAATgccgtttggctttttttttttcttgagttggTGGATGCGGAGAGTTGATTCTCGTttttgtgttgggggggggggggggcaaaggtgTCCCTCGTGTCAAACTTCATCGCAGCCGGGCCGTTTCTTTTTCAGCAATTCCATTTGCGATGGACTCTTGCTCTGCTGGccctttgatgacatcatcatttggACATGGCCCGCCGATAAGCGATTGGCGATCAATCCGACGAGCCTCCGTCGTTTATGCCCAGTGAGAACGCGGTCACTCTTTCCTGGGGGGGGAAATATGATGCGATTTCCTGTTCAccggggaaagaaaaaacaaatctgcgCCGATAGCGAGCGCCGTACCCCAAACGAGCGAGGGCGAGGCGCCGTGCCGCCAAAGTATGTCTTTGGCGTCCGGCGAATGACGCGAATGTGCGTCAGGGTGTCGGGCGGCGAGCTGTTCGACCGCATCGTGGAGAAGGGCTTCTACACCGAGATGGACGCCAGCCGGCTCATCCGCCAGGTCTTGGACGCCGTCAACTACCTGCACCGCATGGGCATCGTGCACAGGGACCTCAAGGTGGCGCCCCTCCCCATCCGAGACGTCTGAATGGCGAGGTGGTTAGGGGGTCACGCGTCTCTCTCACCTTCCTTTCTCAGCCGGAGAACCTTCTCTACTTCAGCCCGCACGACGAGTCAAAGATCATGATCAGCGACTTTGGCTTGTCCAAGATGGAGGCGGCCGGCGACGCCATGGCCACCGCCTGCGGGACGCCGGGATACGTGGTGAGCCAAACCGAGGCGTCGGTCGGTCGGAGCCCCCCGCCGGTCCCCGGGGACTCGCCGATCTAAGAAGTCGCGGTCCCGTGATGCATTGagagcacgggtgtcaaactctgggCCCGGGGGCCGGACGCGGCCCGCCGTGTCATTTTCTGCGGCCCGCACAAGCAAATCGAGCGAACGCCATCGTGCTTGCGAAAGTCTGAACCGAAATTCCAAATGGTAATCTGTCTTCATCTTCATGGGGGCAGCAGACTTAAGCTCCTcggctttgtttgctttgtttgcaGCACCCGAAGTGTTGGCGCAGAAGCCCTACAGCAAAGCCGTGGACTGCTGGTCCATCGGGGTCATCGCTTATATTCTGTAAGTGCTGCGCCGGAAGGCCCTGAAgcaccccctccgcccccaacCCGCGGATTTCCCAAGCCAATTAAGGAAAGTGGCTGAGCGGGCCGAAGAAAATCCCCCACGCAATGGAGGATAATCCGGCACAATTTGCTTCCCGACACGGCAAAGCCTTTAGGTGGCGCCGGCTCCCACTGCAAATACTTTGGCAAGAAAGAACTCGCCAAGCCACTTTGACAACGTCACCATGCGCCTTTTCGCTTGTCGCATAGCACAGTCTGCTCAGCAGCACTTCCAACCGTAAAGTGGCGCCCAGatttagcgggggggggggttcatttgCCTTTGTTCCCCGCATGACGATGGCTTTCTCCTCCGTTCTGGCAGGCTGTGCGGCTACCCGCCTTTCTACGACGAAAACGACTCCAAGCTCTTCGAGCAGATCCTCAAGGCCGACTACGAGTTTGACGCGCCGTACTGGGACGACATATCCGACTCCGGTGAGAAAGCGCTCGCGGCGCCTCTTTTCGCTTCCATTTGCACGCTTGCGTCCGTTGCGGTGGAGCTCGGTGAAAACTTTGCTTTTCGGCGGACGCTATCGCCAAAGGTTCTCGTCGCATTTGGCTGCCGGCTCGGCTTGCAAAATTCGTGACGACTGTTGAGCATCAATTTGCCGGCGACTCGCCGTGACTCGGTTTCAGGCTTTGAGGCTCCGCCTACAATCTACCTTATCATGCCTCGCTTTTCCACCTTGATCCGTTCCAGGAGGCTGTTTCAAAAACGATGGATTCCAAAACCGAAagcacgctctttaaaaaaaaaaaatctttattgaacacatctgctcacaacggacgctacccgaggaagcgtcacctCAAAGAATCCTGTGAGtttggcgccctcttgtggcgtcTCGGTGTCAGGTCGCAAATGGTCCATTGCCGCCATCTGGCGGCCATCATACAAACCCGTTCAGGTTCTGGGTCGAATTTGGAGGTTTGAGCGGCTGTCTGACGCTGACGCCGACGCTGCCGTTTGTGTCCTTAGCCAAAGACTTCATCAGCCGCCTGATGGAGAAGGATCCCGACAAGAGGTTCACGTGCGACCGGGCTCTGGAGCATCCCTGGTGAGTAAAGCCGCGGCGCGCCGACGCCGTTTGCGATCAAGCGACCGCGTGGCGCCGTCGTCAGCTTTTGTCCGAGCTGAGGCGTGAGTTCACaagtagggggaaaaaaaagtgtgtgtgttggtctTCCCTGTCAGGATCGCGGGAGGCACGGCCCTCTGCAAGAACATTCACGAGTCCGTCAGCCGGCAGATGCGCAAAAACTTTGCAAAGAGCAAATGGAGGGTGAGCTTGCGGTTTCTTTGGTCCACTGGACTCCTCCTCCCGGGTAGCGCTCAAGACCTTTCACCTTTGAATCCAAAAGGCTTGTTTTGacttccgtccgtccgtcctctTGTCTGTTTGCCAGCAAGCATTTAACGCCACGGCGGTGATCCGCCACATGCGGCGCCTGCAGCTGGGCAGCAGCTTCGGCAGCGGCGTCCGCGCCGCCTCCGACCCGGACGCCGGCGGATCGCCGCCGCCAGGGCGCCCACCAAGAGTCAGTCGGTGGACTGCGCCCCCCTCGCCGCCTGCGACGGTGAGTAAATGGCCCGTCGCTCGTCTCGCGCTTGTCCGCCGTTGGTACTCAAAAGCCCTTTCGCGGCGTTGTGCGGGTGTTTATGGGGGCTAGTGTAAAAAACTAAAGatcccccagcccccacccacccctttcGCTCTCCTCGTCTGTAGAATTCAGGGGTGTAAAGCCCTGTACTGACGAACGGGTGCAGATGGCAGCATTGACTCGCTTTTGGatttcagcacagcttttgagttggAGAGAAAGATTAGGAGGCCAATGTCGCCGTTGAGAGAAACGCCTTGCAAGTCTTACCGATTGAGGCGCCTATctgtaaatacatttctttgccatcaaaagcatttttttacgTTGCTCTTGTTGTTTTCTAATTTGAggtgtattccccccccccccctcaacttgATCTCAAACTATTTTGAGGGTCTTGATAGATGAGTCAAACGGCAGGCAAGACGGGAAACTCTGTGGTCAATTTCCAAGTTTGCAAAGTGTCTTGAGTTTTGCCCCGTGATGTCCTTGCGGCGCAGGTCCTCCGACGGCCCCCCCGGCTTCCTCCGTCCAAGCGTCCGACCGGGACTCGGAGGCCTCGTCCCCTTCGCGTGAGGAGCCGTTGGCGCCGCCGCGCCCCTCCACCGTCACCGTCATCCACACGGGGACCAAATGACGCCAGGTGCCGCGGAGGTCAGCTGGGAAACGACGGAGCTTTAGGagtgggggggttgtgggggggcgtTTCCCCCTCTTGACCCTCGCCATTCCAAGCGCTCGCCCAACTCACCCGTCCCGCCGCCTCCCGCGCACATTTCGGGGAGGAATTGAAGGAGCTCAGCCCGGCTCGCTGAGGGATGGAGTCCGCTCGGCGTTGCACTCCTGAAGGCTTTGGAGAAGCGCACGCGCCCAAAAGacggatttggggggggggggggcgtttcttTTTCTTGCCTCATCCGAGCTGCCAATGGGCTGCTCCCGCGTACGCCTCCTGTAAATATTTCGCCGCCCGGAGCCAAAACGGGAAAGAAAGCTTTTGCTTGGATGCCCTCGCCGGACGATGACTTTGAGCTTCTCGGGGATGCggcgaatcccccccccccccccccccatgtgtgCTGATTCTTCCTCTCCTGCGCCGCCCTTCTCATCATCAGATGCACACGGCAGAGAATTTTTCGCTTCGACCTAACGTGCCGGCCAACCTCCGCGGCTCGCTCGTGATTTGTTTGGGAAAGCGATGCGGCAAAGTCTGGCTTCAAAGCGGACGCGCGGCGAACGTGGCCGCCAATGGGATGGCAAGACGATGGAAGTGttcaaaaagggggggggcggcaacCTACGAGCATTTTAGCTCCATCCTGAAATTGCAGctactttcccccccccccccccccaaccaaaaaaaaaaaagaaatgcgctTCTTTGCTTTCATATTGACCTGTTGAATTTAGCAGAAAGACTCtatgccccccccgccccatttcTCTCACCGCAACTGCATAAAGACGATTTGCTGTAAATACAACTCCCCAAAGTTGATTACTTTGCCGGTCTTGAATGTTTTGTGTCGTCTTCCCTCACCGAGCGCTaaaatggggcaaaaaaaaaaaacaaagactccTTACTAAAAGCTGTGAACCCCCCCTCCCTAAAATGCATGTTGCATGCAGAAATGTTGTCATGTATTAAAAAAGCGGAAGGCTTCTTTGACTGCGTCTTGACTTTTCAACCAGAAGCAAAGTGGCAAAAGGCGAGTCCATTCCTGCAGCCTGCGctcgccccctccctccctgaatAATGGTTTCTGCCGCTGTGTGGAATTTTATTGCCGATGCCCCCTTCTGAGTCGCGGGCAACGAAAATGAATTGCAAGTTTCGACAAAACATGATTGAGGATTtttacggttaaaaaaaaaaagtctcagcaTTGAAGCATTTCATGCTCAGTTTATTGAAAATGGCCGACATTCTTCATCTTcacaatacaaaatgaaacCGAATACATCACGTATACCACGTCCagtataaaaaaagtaaaaaaacaaaaccaaacggggctttttattcatttggaaGGAGACAAAAATGAAGGCACAGCCGGTACTATCTGAGAAGCATAGTGCATattttacaccccccccaccgccccaaaaagaaaaacgagGAGGAGAGGTTCTGAATGAGCCCCGAGCGAGAGTTTAGCAGCTTGCGATatggcttttcttttctccccccccccccctgagtgCTTTCACCACTGCAACCTCAAGCAACcaagtgcaacaaaaaaaaaaaaaagatgagacacAAACGAGGTCACAAAACGGTCCCGACAGTGAGTTGACCAGAATGAAGACATCTCACTGattggggattgggggggggccaGGGGGGATCAGCATTTGTGGGCACTCGGGGACGTggaagaggaaggggagggcGTTCCTTCCAGGCTTGGCAGAGGGAGAGGCATGTGTCCGTTGATGAGGCTGGGGAACTGGAGGAAGAGAAAGGTGGGCCCACAGTTAGGagagaagggggggtgggggggttggcggAAGCGCTGTGAAAGGCTCGCTTTCCGGCGAGGAACCGCCACATTGTCACAGCTCGCACTTCCTGTTATTTGTTCATTGTGCCGCTTCCTGTTCGTCTCtgtccccccaaccccaccgcccccccccaccccccccgagcAATGCACTAGTCCAAAATGTCTTGTGAAAGGCCAGCTTTTCACAACTGTCACAAGCCCATCTCCATGACATTGGATTTGGTGGGTCGCGGTTGGCCACGAGGATGGAggacattcattttgtttggagCCCAAtcagattgccccccccccacccaaagtgTGGCTCATCTAAGTCCAAATGCGGGTAGCGAAGGCGCGGCCCACCAAAGGAGGGCCGATATGAGCGTGACGAGAGAGGACCGGATCTCGCCGAAAAGCGGTGCGCTCCCCCGGGCTCAGACAGGAAGCCCCGGCAGGATTTCCTGTCCGGAGCCGCGGCGAGGAAACCGCCGCTACGTCCGATTAGTCGCGCAACCGCGCTCGCCCGTTGcggcgacagaaaaaaaaagaagaagaagaaaaccatcTTGGACATTCTTTGTTGGCGTTTTCCCTCCTTCGATATCTGCGGCGGCAAAGACGGACGGAGCGCGCGCCGCCGacttcttctcccccccccccgccagcaGGTTTCCACTACTTTTGCAAACGGCTTGCgttggtttgctttttttgttgttgtttgtcgcTCACCTGAAACAAGGAGCCGTGGCCCTGCAGGCGGGCGGGGCTGAGCGGGGCCACGGGGCTCAGGCTGCTCCAGAA is a window from the Hippocampus zosterae strain Florida chromosome 3, ASM2543408v3, whole genome shotgun sequence genome containing:
- the LOC127597385 gene encoding LOW QUALITY PROTEIN: 2-oxoadipate dehydrogenase complex component E1-like (The sequence of the model RefSeq protein was modified relative to this genomic sequence to represent the inferred CDS: inserted 3 bases in 2 codons); the protein is MSAALFLKSSTKRLPLRVFGRAAGCCYHTERGVYGYRPKRSPGGDQLLSERITALNQDHGLARLVEAYRAHGHKLAKINPLLPHMPVVDSVPEISALTGTLGGPFDTSGLPHLGKAEASADEVRAYLEEAYCGHLSVETSQLCDVEEREWMADRFEELKSAPFSSDERRTLAKLMLESQEFDRFLATKFSTVKRYGGEGAESMMGFFHELFRRSAQAGVTDVVIGMPHRGRLNLLTGLLQFPPELMFRKMRGLSEFPETSPAIGDVLSHLTSSVDLDVGAGHRLHVTMLPNPSHLEAINPVAQGKTRALQQLRKEGDYSDDERARPGDRVLCLQVHGDGSFPGQGIVPETLTLSKLPHYRVGGSIHLIVNNQVGYTTPSDRGRSSLYCSDVGKMVNCAVIHVNGDDAEEVARATRLAVDYQRRFRRDVIVDLVCYRQWGHNELDEPFFTNPAMYKIIRSRKSVPDSYSDGLVSEGLMTEAERERIKAERHGWLNDKLANVTLYSPPPTNLQGRWGDLVEPRARVSSWDTGVPLPLLRYVGAKSVDVPEHVRLHGHLLKTHAQARLQKLQEGTKVDWSTAEALAFASLLCQGFDIRLSGQDVGRGTFSQRHAMLVCQDSDDTFVPLNHISPXQTGFLEVCNSPLSEEAVLGFEYGVSIARPKLLPIWEAQFGDFFNGAQIIFDTFISGGEAKWLLQCGLVILLPHGYDGAGPEHSSCRVERFLQMCDSEEGGVDGDTVNMAVVNPTTSAQYFHLLRRQMIRNFRKPLIVVGPKMLLRFPGAASSLTEMAPGTSFKPVLGDTSVSPDSVQRVVLCSGKHYYALLKQRDAAAKQDSALIRLEELCPFPLQALQMELHKYPNAKEFIWSQEEPQNMGPWSFVAPRFEKQLSCKLRLVSRPRCPXPAVGIGTLHNRQQEALLAATFS